Proteins found in one Sorghum bicolor cultivar BTx623 chromosome 1, Sorghum_bicolor_NCBIv3, whole genome shotgun sequence genomic segment:
- the LOC110431613 gene encoding serine/threonine protein kinase OSK4 isoform X2 → MDGSTRGGGHSEALRNYNLGRTLGIGTFGKVKIAEHKLTGHRVAIKIINCRQMKNMEMEEKAKREIKILKLFIHPHIIRLYEVIYTPTDIYVVMEYCKYGELFDYIVEKGRLQEDEARRIFQQIISGVEYCHRNMVVHRDLKPENLLLDSKYNVKLADFGLSNVMHDGHFLKTSCGSPNYAAPEVISGKQYAGPEVDVWSCGVILYALLCGTLPFDDENIPNLFKKIKGGIYTLPSHLSALARDLIPRMLVVEPMKRITIREIRDHQWFQTRLPRYLAVPPPDTTQQAKMIDEDTLRDVVNMGFNKNHVCESLCSRLQNEATVAYYLLLDNRFRATSGYLGADYQESMDRNLNQMASSESSSSGTRNYVPGSSDPHSSGLRPHYPVERKWALGLQSRAHPREIMIEVLKALQELNVSWKKNGHYNMKCRWLPGFPEVHDMLDASNSFLGDSTIMDNDDANGRLPAVIKFEFQLYKTKEDKYLLDMQRVTGPQLLFLDFCAAFLTKLRVL, encoded by the exons ATGGATGGAAGTACAAGAGGGGGTGGACATTCTGAAGCATTAAGGAACTACAACCTGGGAAGAACTTTAGGTATTGGCACATTTGGAAAAGTGAAGATTGCCGAGCATAAGCTTACAGGACATAGGGTTGCTATAAAGATCATCAACTGCCGCCAAATGAAAAATATGGAAATGGAAGAGAAAG CAAAGAGAGAAATCAAGATATTGAAGTTGTTCATTCACCCCCATATCATCCGGCTTTATGAGGTCATATACACACCAACAGATATATATGTTGTGATGGAATATTGTAAGTATGGTGAGTTGTTTGATTACATTGTTGAGAAAGGCAGATTACAGGAAGATGAAGCTCGCCGCATCTTCCAACAG ATCATATCTGGCGTTGAATACTGCCATAGAAACATGGTTGTCCACCGTGACCTAAAGCCAGAAAACTTGTTACTTGATTCAAAGTATAATGTAAAACTTGCGGACTTTGGTTTGAGCAATGTCATGCATGATGGCCATTTTTTGAAGACTAGTTGTGGGAGTCCGAACTATGCTGCTCCAGAG GTAATAtctggtaaacaatatgctggaCCTGAGGTTGATGTATGGAGTTGTGGAGTGATTCTTTATGCTCTTCTTTGTGGAACTCTTCCATTTGATGATGAGAATATTCCCAACCTGTTCAAAAAAATTAAG GGAGGTATCTACACACTTCCAAGTCATTTGTCTGCTTTGGCCAGGGATTTGATCCCACGAATGCTTGTTGTCGAGCCTATGAAGAGAATCACAATTCGGGAAATTCGGGATCATCAATGGTTCCAGACTCGCCTTCCTCGTTACTTGGCAGTGCCTCCACCAGACACGACACAGCAAGCCAAAATG ATCGATGAAGATACACTTCGAGATGTTGTTAATATGGGATTTAACAAGAACCATGTGTGTGAATCACTGTGCAGCAGACTTCAAAATGAG GCAACTGTTGCATATTATTTACTATTGGACAATCGATTTAGAGCAACTAGTGGCTATCTTGGAGCAGATTATCAAGAATCAATG GACAGGAATTTAAATCAGATGGCGTCGTCCGAATCATCTAGTTCTGGTACGAGGAATTATGTTCCAGGAAGCAGTGATCCTCATAGCAGCGGTTTGCGGCCACATTATCCTGTTGAAAGAAAATGGGCGCTTGGACTCCAG TCTCGGGCCCACCCTCGTGAAATAATGATTGAGGTCTTAAAAGCACTTCAAGAATTAAACGTCAGCTGGAAGAAGAATGGGCACTACAATATGAAATGCAGATGGCTCCCAGGGTTTCCTGAAGTCCATGACATGTTAGATGCCAGCAACAGCTTTCTTGGTGACTCTACCATCATGGATAATGATGATGCAAATGGGAGGCTACCTGCTGTGATCAAGTTTGAATTCCAG CTTTACAAGACGAAGGAAGACAAGTACCTCCTCGATATGCAGAGAGTTACTGGACCTCAACTCCTCTTCCTTGACTTTTGTGCGGCCTTCCTTACCAAGCTTAGGGTATTATAG
- the LOC110431613 gene encoding serine/threonine protein kinase OSK4 isoform X1, with translation MDGSTRGGGHSEALRNYNLGRTLGIGTFGKVKIAEHKLTGHRVAIKIINCRQMKNMEMEEKAKREIKILKLFIHPHIIRLYEVIYTPTDIYVVMEYCKYGELFDYIVEKGRLQEDEARRIFQQIISGVEYCHRNMVVHRDLKPENLLLDSKYNVKLADFGLSNVMHDGHFLKTSCGSPNYAAPEVISGKQYAGPEVDVWSCGVILYALLCGTLPFDDENIPNLFKKIKGGIYTLPSHLSALARDLIPRMLVVEPMKRITIREIRDHQWFQTRLPRYLAVPPPDTTQQAKMIDEDTLRDVVNMGFNKNHVCESLCSRLQNEATVAYYLLLDNRFRATSGYLGADYQESMLPLQDRNLNQMASSESSSSGTRNYVPGSSDPHSSGLRPHYPVERKWALGLQSRAHPREIMIEVLKALQELNVSWKKNGHYNMKCRWLPGFPEVHDMLDASNSFLGDSTIMDNDDANGRLPAVIKFEFQLYKTKEDKYLLDMQRVTGPQLLFLDFCAAFLTKLRVL, from the exons ATGGATGGAAGTACAAGAGGGGGTGGACATTCTGAAGCATTAAGGAACTACAACCTGGGAAGAACTTTAGGTATTGGCACATTTGGAAAAGTGAAGATTGCCGAGCATAAGCTTACAGGACATAGGGTTGCTATAAAGATCATCAACTGCCGCCAAATGAAAAATATGGAAATGGAAGAGAAAG CAAAGAGAGAAATCAAGATATTGAAGTTGTTCATTCACCCCCATATCATCCGGCTTTATGAGGTCATATACACACCAACAGATATATATGTTGTGATGGAATATTGTAAGTATGGTGAGTTGTTTGATTACATTGTTGAGAAAGGCAGATTACAGGAAGATGAAGCTCGCCGCATCTTCCAACAG ATCATATCTGGCGTTGAATACTGCCATAGAAACATGGTTGTCCACCGTGACCTAAAGCCAGAAAACTTGTTACTTGATTCAAAGTATAATGTAAAACTTGCGGACTTTGGTTTGAGCAATGTCATGCATGATGGCCATTTTTTGAAGACTAGTTGTGGGAGTCCGAACTATGCTGCTCCAGAG GTAATAtctggtaaacaatatgctggaCCTGAGGTTGATGTATGGAGTTGTGGAGTGATTCTTTATGCTCTTCTTTGTGGAACTCTTCCATTTGATGATGAGAATATTCCCAACCTGTTCAAAAAAATTAAG GGAGGTATCTACACACTTCCAAGTCATTTGTCTGCTTTGGCCAGGGATTTGATCCCACGAATGCTTGTTGTCGAGCCTATGAAGAGAATCACAATTCGGGAAATTCGGGATCATCAATGGTTCCAGACTCGCCTTCCTCGTTACTTGGCAGTGCCTCCACCAGACACGACACAGCAAGCCAAAATG ATCGATGAAGATACACTTCGAGATGTTGTTAATATGGGATTTAACAAGAACCATGTGTGTGAATCACTGTGCAGCAGACTTCAAAATGAG GCAACTGTTGCATATTATTTACTATTGGACAATCGATTTAGAGCAACTAGTGGCTATCTTGGAGCAGATTATCAAGAATCAATG TTGCCTCTCCAGGACAGGAATTTAAATCAGATGGCGTCGTCCGAATCATCTAGTTCTGGTACGAGGAATTATGTTCCAGGAAGCAGTGATCCTCATAGCAGCGGTTTGCGGCCACATTATCCTGTTGAAAGAAAATGGGCGCTTGGACTCCAG TCTCGGGCCCACCCTCGTGAAATAATGATTGAGGTCTTAAAAGCACTTCAAGAATTAAACGTCAGCTGGAAGAAGAATGGGCACTACAATATGAAATGCAGATGGCTCCCAGGGTTTCCTGAAGTCCATGACATGTTAGATGCCAGCAACAGCTTTCTTGGTGACTCTACCATCATGGATAATGATGATGCAAATGGGAGGCTACCTGCTGTGATCAAGTTTGAATTCCAG CTTTACAAGACGAAGGAAGACAAGTACCTCCTCGATATGCAGAGAGTTACTGGACCTCAACTCCTCTTCCTTGACTTTTGTGCGGCCTTCCTTACCAAGCTTAGGGTATTATAG